A window from Heteronotia binoei isolate CCM8104 ecotype False Entrance Well chromosome 15, APGP_CSIRO_Hbin_v1, whole genome shotgun sequence encodes these proteins:
- the SLC25A35 gene encoding solute carrier family 25 member 35, with product MDFLLSGVAACGACVFTNPLEVVKTRMQLQGELQPPGTYTRHYRNVFHAFYTIGRVDGLAALQRGLMPALVYQFGMNGIRLGSYSVAESAGYTRGPDGQLSPLRSTLAGALAGVMGAVTSSPIYLVKTHIQAQSAAEIAVGHQYQHEGMFRALVMIHREHGLAGLWRGAISAVPRVMVGSATQLTTFSSSKEFIGNLGIFPKDSWQVALSAGMTSSFTIAIAMTPFDVASTRLYNQPVGPEGQGLMYKGLLDCLAKIIRTEGFLGIYKGLGASYFRIGPHTILSLLFWDQLRNAYARWTDQR from the exons ATGGACTTTCTTCTTAGCGGGGTGGCAGCTTGCGGGGCCTGCGTCTTCACCAACCCGCTGGAGGTGGTGAAGACCCGgatgcagctgcaaggggagcTCCAGCCTCCTGGCACCTACACCCGCCACTACCGCAATGTCTTCCACGCCTTCTATACCATCGGGCGGGTGGACGGGCTGGCGGCACTCCAGCGGGGCCTGATGCCCGCCTTGGTGTACCAGTTTGGCATGAATGGCATCCGCCTGGGCTCCTACAGTGTCGCCGAGTCAGCCGGCTACACCCGCGGCCCCGACGGACAGCTCAGCCCTCTGCGCAGCACCTTGGCCGGGGCCTTGGCTGGCGTGATGGGAGCCGTCACCAGCAGCCCCATCTACCTG GTCAAGACCCACATCCAGGCGCAATCAGCCGCTGAGATCGCCGTCGGGCATCAGTACCAGCATGAG GGGATGTTCCGCGCTCTGGTGATGATCCACAGAGAGCACGGCCTGGCAGGGCTGTGGCGTGGGGCGATCTCTGCCGTTCCTCGAGTCATGGTGGGGTCTGCCACGCAGTTGACGACTTtctcttcttccaaggagttcaTTGGAAACCTTGGG ATCTTTCCCAAAGACAGCTGGCAGGTGGCCCTGAGTGCCGGGATGACCAGCAGCTTCACCATCGCTATTGCCATGACCCCCTTTGATGTGGCCAGCACCCGCCTCTACAACCAGCCTGTGGGGCCTGAGGGCCAG GGCTTGATGTATAAGGGTCTTCTCGACTGCCTGGCTAAAATCATCCGCACAGAGGGCTTCCTCGGGATCTACAAGGGCCTGGGGGCCTCCTACTTCCGGATTGGGCCCCACACCATCCTCAGCCTGCTCTTCTGGGACCAGCTGCGCAACGCTTACGCCCGCTGGACGGACCAGCGGTGA
- the RANGRF gene encoding ran guanine nucleotide release factor: MAGEEQRQLFGGAFSAFLPPGSLDVSELRQVPDNQEVFVHPSTDQSIIVELLEYQAGVPDEAAVRYHFEDVVGTSGGAEVLSQESLAPHLLALEGCSSAWNLTACQLVSKFNEEAKNEVRMHLALLRLPQYGTDVLLTFNDPIRIHPLSSSAARGTEVPASLPPWTVEDFHTFVHRLRLLDPGVFG, encoded by the exons ATGGCAGGAGAGGAGCAGCGACAGCTCTTTGGAGGGGCCttttctgccttcctcccccctggAAGCCTGGACGTCAG CGAGTTGCGCCAGGTGCCCGACAACCAGGAGGTCTTTGTCCACCCCAGCACAGATCAAAGCATCATCGTGGAACTGCTGGAATATCAGGCAGGGGTGCCCGATGAAGCCGCTGTCAG ATACCACTTTGAGGATGTGGTTGGCACTTCTGGCGGCGCTGAGGTTTTGAGCCAGGAGTCGTTGGCACCTCACCTCCTGGCCTTGGAAGGCTGTAGCAGTGCCTGGAACCTCACCGCTTGCCAGCTGGTATCCAAATTCAACGAAGAG GCCAAAAACGAGGTGAGAATGCATCTTGCGCTGCTTCGCCTGCCCCAGTATGGAACAGACGTGCTCTTGACTTTCAATGACCCCATCCGTATTCA CCCCCTAAGCAGTAGCGCGGCCCGAGGAACCGAGGTACCCGCTTCTCTGCCTCCGTGGACGGTGGAGGACTTCCACACCTTTGTACACAGACTGCGACTTCTCGACCCCGGCGTCTTTGGGTAG